ccaccacacccaccacacCCAACACGTGccaccaggagacccaggatgTCTGCTCCTCACACTTAAAGGCGCGTGGACGTACCGACGTAAAACGGAAAGAGCGTGTGTGTCATGAAGTGCTGGAGGAAATCTGGGACTATATTCCCTGTGATCGGCGGGATGAGCGCCGGACGCGCTCGTCACACGCAGTCAGAAGGTTCGTATGCCGGACCCCAAACCGGCCAAACCACGGTTACATGGCACGTGACCGAACCGAAGATCAGACAGGAGCCTGGGCCCGGACACGGGAAATTCCCCAACACACCTCCCCACCATGCACAAATATAATTCTGGACTCGGCAACAAATTTAACAAGATTCAAACGAAAAAAAGGTACGTGATGCAGAAATGTCAGCGCGGTTACATCTATTCACAAACccataaacctgcatttacaaaccaccggATATACATCTAcctttttttcgtttttttccaGGGTTCCTGTCTGATCTTCGGTTCGGTTAAATGCCACGTAACCGTGGTTTGGCCGGTTTGGAGTCCGGCATTTGAACCTtctgactgcgtgtgtgtgtgtgtatgtatatatatgtgtgtgtgcatatgtgcgtgtatatatgtgtgtgtgtatgcatatgtgtgtatgtgtatatatatatatatatatatatgtgtgtgtgtataagtgtgtgtgtatgcatatgtgcgtgtatatatgtgtgtgtatgtatatatgtgtgtgtgtgtgtataagtgtgtgtgtatgtatatatgtgtgtgtgtgtgtataagtgtgtgtatatgtatatatgtgtgtgtgtgtatatatacatatttatgaatTCCCTTTGAAAAAATGCTTACAGCCCAATGAAAAGGAAGTTCAAGTGCAGATGTCCACTACGAGTGTCCATTGCCAAACCATTTCGTCTCGTGTGTACTCACGTCCGTTGTGTGCAGGGTGACCACACTAAACACGGCCCGAAACAAGTTAACGTGAGCGTGTCCAGCAAATCGCTGCAGGATTTGCGTTATATCTAtgaattcattttatgaaactcGTGTTGACAATGCGCAAAGGTAGCGCTACGGTGTTGACATTAAATCCGACGCTCCAACATcggttgatgtgattggctgtaaactctGGAGACATTTTGACCTTCtctcttttgaaaaaaaaaaagacatttttgtctGAATTGTGAACGCAGGTTTATCGGTGTGTGAACGAGTGGAGAAGTATATTTGTGAACGGTGTCGCCTTTATTTCTATGTCATAAATGATATTTGTGAACGGTGTGATATTTCTTcgtgaatttttttaaagccgAACTAGCTCCATAGGAGGAAGCCATCGTTCAACGGAGCTCTCGCGGTTCGCCGGGACCGAAGCAAGGCCGTGCCAGTCGTGCTGGGCGAGTGCCGCACTTCAGCGACCTTTGACCCGCGCCGCGGTTCCGCTGCTCTGGCTCTGGTGGTTTCGGCACCatggtcagaggtcagagttctTCTGTGTGACCAAAGTGCTTAAAAGTGCGGCCGTGGCATTAAACCACGCTGTACATGGCACCCACCCGCCCGTGGGTGCCGTTCTCCAAAAAGGCGTGGGCGTGCAGAGCCCCCCTTGCGTCACTCTTCGTGCAGAACTGCGCAGGCGGACCCCGCCGGGCTCGGCGTGGGGCCAAGTTCACGCCATACGCCAGAAATACCGTCCGGCGCCACCAGATGCAAGGGAAGAGGCGTCTTTTTGCGGGCCGCTGCGAAGTCTGTGCACGTGAAGGAGATGTCATACGCCGCGCTCTATTAAAAGCCCGCTCTGCCTCCCACAGTTCGTCAGGTGACCGTGTCCATCAACACCCTGGTAGGCGTGAGAGGCGGTACCCGGAGCCGCCCGCCTTCGAACAAGCGCCGTTTGCACAGGCCTTGAAGGGAAATCGGAGCCAACCGGCCCCGACCCGCCCCGCCCCTTTTCCGGCCGAGCAGATGAGAAGGAACAGCGTGTGCCGGAGACGCGTCTCACTGGCGGGTCTGGCTGCGCCGCGCCacgcagggagggagggagggcggcGGGAAGGAGCCGGAGGCCTGGCGTGCGTCGGGAAATGATCAGGATCCCGGCGTCAGAATCGATTAAGGGGGGGGCGACTAAACGGGGTCACGGGTAGATGCGAGCCAAGTTTACCGCACATAagcacatatatacacatatacacttaACAAATGCGTGTGCATTACACACGTTTACACAGACGCGTACCTGAACGTGTACGGGTTACATATATGTTCCCTTTGGATGGAAATTCTTGCAGAATTTGCAATCAGTTTCTCCACCTCGTGCCTCGTGAACTCAGATTTTTGACGCGCTTATTGTTCGAGTACTCGACTAATCGCCGATTGTTCGTGACCACGCCCCGGCAGCGCGGCGAAGACCGGCGGACGCGACACACCCCTTCCCTCCTACCCAGGGTACACCTGTGACGGCCGCAGGGCAGGGACCCTCGTCCCGTCCACGGGGGGGTGGGCGGAGAGTTCAAATCCGCTCACCTCGATACACGCCTAGCGACCGAGAAACgcccaaaaaaagagagagaagatcTCCCCCCTTACTTTAACATGGCTTCCtctttctcctcttcctccctctgccGAACCATCACGGCCATGATgattttcctctcctcctccgtGAGGTGGCTGAGGTCCGGCAGCTCGGGCATGGACGCCCGCTTGGTGGGCTGCCGCGGGCCTCCGCGGGAGCCCACCGAGGCGGACATGTTTTACCCCCCCTCCTTGGTGGGGATGAGGGttcgtggggtttttttttttttttttttttttttttgcccccctcctccctccctccctccttccctccaaaaaaaaaaaaaaaaaaaagcgtcgcAGCCCCGCGGTTCACGACATAGTCCGCGGGAAGCGCGGCGGCTCCTGGCGGCGTTGCGACCCCCCGTGCATGGTTGCGGGCTCCCACGGCGGTGCCGCTGCTCCAATTCGGCGTCTCCGACCCCCCCCCCGGACCCCCGGCCGCCCGCCCGCCTCTGCCCGCCGGTTACGGAGCGCCCATGTCCGCCGCTCGACGACGTCCTCCCCGGCCGCTGAAGGTGGAGTCCCCCTGCGCggctcctccgccgccgccgctgccgatGCTGCTGCCGTGGGCGGGGTGCGGGACGCGGGAGTCAATGGGACCGCAGCCCCTCCGTTCGAGAATGGGGGGCGGGGCTCTCCGTCGCGTCGTCCAATCAGAGCGGCCGCCGGGCCCGGCACCCCGAGACCGAGCGCGCAGCGACCTTTGACCCGCGGCGCGGTTCCGCTGGTGGTTTCAGCACCATGGTCAGAGGCAGACTAGTTTTGAAATAGATTTTCGTGCTTGAAAGTGCTGTCGTGACCTCTGTGGGGCCAATTAACATTAAACCACGCTATACATTACAGTAAACCATAGTATCCatcatataaacatatattgcATTATTCGGAAATAAgttatgtgtgagtttgtaGCTACTTTGTTACTATTCATATAACTTTATTGTTCCTTTTTGACGTTTTTACAGATtgaatgttgcatttttaataatacacaAAAATCAACCCCTTGTCTGCCATTTTcaatataattacattattattaaagcaCTACATTTATactacatttaaagcatttatcagacgcccttgtgagtcgctctggataagggcgcctggtaaatgctgtaaatgtaaaggaaaatgtaaaaacgccctcatccagagtgccttacaatcagtagtttcagggacagtgtccctggacacgatggtagtaagtgacttctggttcatgggcgtgacccactagactactaccaccctctatgcCACAGTACTATGGTAGGGATCTGGACTGTTTGAGAATATTCTGGACCTCCCccattgtatttttaatttttaatgtttttgtattttctagTATCCTTCATGTTTGGGCGCCGAGTCTGTATATTTATTTCCTGTATTCTGCCAATGCCACACCAAACCCCCGCCACTAGGGCGGCGCCCAAGGGCCAGCAGGACGAGAGCGCTGCACCGGCCGCTGATTTAGAGCCGAGGCAGCCGCGCTGTTCATTTCGAGTTTCTTGTGGGTGAATGCAGGTAAGCGAGTCGGTCGCAGAAACACATGTAgaggaaagagaagaagagaagaacgTCTTGTTCACATGTTGTGTGAATGGATGGAACCTGCACTTagaagatgaaagtgaagcgtTTTGCCCGTTGTACATCATGGGTTTTGTGCTGGAGCGATTTGGGATCGAATCAGTATGAGACGGAAGGCAATGTATGTTAGTGTACCAAATATGTCGGTGTAAAAGTACGTCATGTGACCGTGTTTTAGGTAAGAGTGCGCAACACGGCGGCTGAATTCGAGCAGAGGCAGCCGGAGTAGCGTTCATGTGTGATTGCAGTTGTGCAATGAAGGAGTGAAGGAACCCAACCCTCTCCCGCACTGGTTATTGTTTTAACCAAGTGTGCTACAAACCGATCGGCTGAAGCACCCGCAAGCTGTGTGGCGGGTCACATGTccaataaaattttatttgcacCGTGGCCCCTGTCAGAAAGACTCTTTAGGTCAGCTGAACTGTAAGCTCATAGtgctttgtttgtgtgcattcaATTCATCCATCCAAGTATTTGGACATCAGTGTGACCCACTGAAATAATTTCCACAGAGATAATCATGTTGCCGGTGGTGGCGGTGCACGGAGGAGCTGGGACTATCccgaaggagaaggagagagaaatgGCTGTCTGCGCGGGCATGAGAGATGCAGCCCGGGCGAGCTACGGCGTCCTCAAGGCCGGCGGCAGCGCCGTGGACGCTGTGGTGGAGGCAGTGAGGCTGCTGGAAGACAACCCCCTCTTCAATGcgggtaaacacacacactcgcacacgcCGAGCAGCAGAATTACGAGGAAATGCCGTCATTTGCTTGGCAGGACGGGGCTCGGTGCTGACGGTGAATGGAGGGGTGGAGATGGATGCCATTGTCATGGATGGACGTACGTTGGCCAGCGGGGCGGTGGCTGCGGTCAAGCGTGTGGCTAACCCGGTGAAGGTGGCCAGGCTTGTCATGGACAAGGCACAGtacttttgtcactttttttcttttgtcaacGTTTTGACGTTTAGATCACCTGGTTGTTATGATTAAGACTAGAATACTTTTTGCGACAAGTTCAACGCAAAACACATGCGCATGAACAGTGCAACCAGGCAGAAGCTCCTTAAATGTcctctattatgaaaatgtgactttgtgagatgattgaacattaatacgagttcccccggcctgtctatggtcccacagtggctagaaatggtgatgggtgtaaagagtgctttgaccattctgcttcaccgttcagagtggtctgatctggaatttgtcatcataaggggaaaggttacctctgCCCAGGGCAgattcccacccctcccctaaaacattattcCCACTGACCGTCATAGCTTCCAAACCTGATAAACATTCCAGTTACTCGgtaattggatgtaaaaatgagcacaaataaaaaaatttttttgttttgtcacgtGAGACTCagaagaaccttttttttttttctggaaaaacggcaacacgacatcctgtctgcaccaaacgtTGTGCTTGGTGGATGTTGTTCATGACGTCatttcaacttctataggccgctctcctccccgatccgcctctctcctcctcattagcatttaaagctacagacatggAAACGTCTGTAGaaatcctgggaaatctcatcgtgggactggatcaaagtgaccgtgattctgcaccacggctgcagagtttatcttggtctcatcagactaCAGGACGCAGCGTGTGGTCCGATCTCAGGCTTCTTATAGACACGGCCATCTTTCTGTAGATCCCCAGAGAGTTCTTTGACATGAGGCGACATGTTGAACTTCCAGTGACCGgtatgagagagtgtgagagcgACAACGCCGAGtttaacacacctgctccccGTTCACACCTGAGACCGTGCAACGCGaaccagtcacatgacacatAGGGAGACGCACTCGCACTAAAATGTCTGGTCCCCTCATGCCTTTTCTCTGCAGACCAGCCACATGTGTCTAGCGGCTGACAGCGCGCTGCAGTTCGCCAAGGAGATGGGCATCCCGGAGGTGTCTGAAGAGTCTTTGAAAACGGACTATGCCGTAATGCGTTGGCAGAAAAACCTGGCTCCAGATGCGGACCCCGTGGTGTCTCAAATGTGAGCAACGTGCCCCTCTTTTTACGTTTTATTTGTCTATGTCGGAGGATGCGTTGTCTTTTTGAACGggtgtctctgtgtgctgtCCAGGGGGAAGATGGGCACGGTGGGGGCAGTGGCTGTTGATGTCGAGGGCAACATCGCCTGTGCCACTTCCACCGGGGGCTTCATCAACAAGATGGATGGGCGAGTTGGGGACACTGCCCTCATAGGTGGGTAATACTTATTTGAGAAGTAACCCTCACGATACAAGGCAGCCATGCGTAGAGGCGTTATTTGGTCCGTGATAATACACAtccgtttttattttattacatacaatgccacaattaaaaaaaagttttcaacactGACCTATAAGCCGACATGATCAGTGTTAACAACCTGTACTTTCCCATGATGCCCCTGTGTGGAGGAGAGAGCTGAATATCAGACATGGTGAttctgattgtcattgtgaaacaccgcagcacaacacacggtgtcacggtgaaacgtgtcccctgcttttaacatcacccttggtgagcagtgggcggccatgatggtgcctcagtggtaccttggcagttcgcgattcgaaccggcaaccttgcgaTTACGGATGCGCCTCctaacctgctaggccaccactgctctaaagtgaaccaaaaaaaagacacttgtCAGTCCAGCTATCAGGGAGTACAAAGCGTAACGATTGGttaagtgggtgtggcctgaTTTACCCTGTCCCAGAGTGAAAAGTGCATCAGGgcaagaagttttttttttttttttttttttttgttaatggtTCAGGGAGCATGAGGCATTTTGAGAATTTTTGAGAGGTTTCTTGCTTTATGCAGTagcttgatttatttatttttttccccatcactgAAACGCTTGTGCTAATCCCAGGTAGTGGTGctccaaataataataattttaatagtgATAATAATAAGACACGGTGAATTGACTGGGCAGGGAAGTTTAAAGAATGTGCTTTAACCAGCACACATATTAATTCATGTTAAAGGGGTGGTGAACCTTGACCCCCGCGATGTGAAGGAATGTGCAATAATGTTCAGCCAGTCGTGAAAGATCATTACCTGCTGGGTTAATGGTTGGCTTTCAGGATTCCATCCACCAATAAGAACGCAGGGCCTTAAAGGAGCTCGAGTCATAAACAGGACATGGATTCATATTCAtggcaggaaacacacacacacacacacacacacacacgctctctcttcCTACAGTTTGATGCGGACTTTCCCTACTTTCCCTGAATCATGCTGGCCCACCAGAAAGCTTATCTGAGTGACTCCCCTTCAGCCTACAGTATCAGCTCATTTAAGATTGCTAATTAAATTCTGGCCTAAAAGCCGATTTGCGATAGAAGTAGAGGGGGAATCGCCATGAACTGCGACCGACTGTGTAGCACCGCCCTCTAGTGGCCAAATGTCAGGACAACACTTCTTCCAAATCCTCTCCTGTCCCACATCCTGTCCATTGCTTTGCAGGGTGTGGAGCCTACGCCGATAACAGGGTGGGGGCTGTGTCACCCACCGGCTACGGGGAGGCTATCATGAAAGTCACCCTTGCCAGGCTGATCATCTTCTACATGGAGCAAGGTAAAGTACAAAGGGAATGTCACAGAGAGGACCCCTCAGCTCTCTTCCTGTGTGCCCTGACCGCACGGTTAGTTCCACGTTATCACAAATAACACGGCGTCAGGCCTGCAGCCCTGAAGCGCCACCGTCAGCTGTTCCTGAAAGTCAGCGTGTCCCCTGCTCTGTTTATGTAAACATAACCCGGGCCCCGTGGGGTCAGGGTGGAAATACTCACCCCAGCTCTGAATTTTTGGGGGCGCGGGCCCTTATCAGCGTGGAAGGCGCAACCGCAACACCTCGAGTAGCCGGGCGCTGCCGAGGACACGGACGTTTGCAGTCGCCCCTCCCAAGCGGGCAGTGGCTTCAAAGATTAACCGTTACCCACATGCCGCGGCGGTTCCCAAGAGGACGCGAGGTTATTCGTGCATGTCGGGCCGTGCAGGTTCAGCATGAGAGGTCACCTTCAGGTCAGGTGACCAGGAACTGTTCCAATTATCCAAACCGTGGGTCAGTAAGAGTCATGCCAAAGATGTTCAGTAACCATAATCCAGATTCGACAGAGGCttattgtcaatacaacagtatacagtgtcttgaaatgatgtttcacacagacccaccaCTCTGCCATTACAAAATATAGATTTAGATTAcacataatatgaattttaaaaattgcaCTGAAATTAAACTAGAATTAAGTACCTATTTAGACTACAAAGACtaaaaaaatgtctgtacactaaacaaggacatCATATAAGACGTTATATAATTTAgcagttttattgtattttttgtgtcaCTGTTAATCTAGAATAAATCGTGGCAGCACTGAAGACGGTGCCATTTCCCCTTCACCTGCAGTTGTAATGGGAACGTAACGTTGTGCTCATGGTGTCTCCTGGCAGGAAAGTCCGCCGAGGAGGCCTCTGACCTGGGCTTGGCCTACATGAAGGAGCGGGCGCAGGGTCTTGGAGGGGTGGTGACCGTGGACTCCCGGGGGGTCTGGGCAGCTCGTTTTACCAGCCTGCAGATGGCCTGGGCCGCGGCGCAGGACGACGTGATTCACTACGGCCTGTTCCATGGTGAAGATTTCACCCAGCCGGCACAGCAGCAGTCATGACGGCGGCACGTTGCATCGACCccgtccactcacacacagattccTGATCGCTTTTAATGCAATGTAAATTATAGTTTACTGGACTTAACCAAGATGTTGGTCCCGTAATGATTTGTGATTTGTCAGCGCTCATTATAATACCCCTGAGCAGTGCTGATTATCTGTTTCACTGATGTCAAAAAGACGCGATTTTGTACTTGCGGCAATTAAAAACGTGACAGAGATTTCCTGTTGACTCACAACTGCGGTTTAAGAGAGGCTTTTGGCCCTCTGGAGTGcaaagtgggcagtggtggcctagcgggtaaggaggcggacccgtaatcggaatcCTGTGagttcgaatctcgatctgtcgaggtgccactgagcaaagcaccgtcctgggtgcctgtcatggctgcccactgctcaccatgggtgacgtttaaaagaagaggacacattttgttatgtcaccgtgtgctgtgctgcagtgatcctgaaaatgtaatgtaataagcaATCAGTGCAATCAATAAAAACCTGTTGGTCTTTTTGCAATGCAAATTATTGCATTTAATGCTCTGGTCTTGGAGAAAGACAGGAAAGCATGTTAAACACACTTCGGTTGCTAAAAATACCACTCACCATCTCAGAAATATTGATAAAGTGCAACCATGTATTCTGTGCATGCTGTTATTGCTGTAATGCTGACTTCATTGATTATTATGCAGCATGAGAACCGACCAAGACATGGAAGCAAGGCTACATTTCACCTCACTAGGCTGTTCGCGTCTTGATAGATTTTaagcagtgttggcctagcggttaaggaagcgccccctgtcatggctgcccactgctgaggggttaaatgcagaggacaaatttcactgtgtgcatcttgtgctgtgctgctgggtatcacaagtgacaatcacttcactttatttattaatgtttttatcagtatacattttttaaaactcaaTTTAAATATTAAGTCTTTCCAtggtatatttaaatataaaggcATACTTTCCTTCTTTATTAGAATGGGAACAGAATGTCAGGGTTTCTATACTATTTCAGTTCGTGTCTGTTATTTGCAGAACTGAAATTCATCAACTCCAAAAATGACCCGCACAGAGTCACATTTCCCTGGCAAAATCTTGACCTCTATCAGAGGAGAGTGTTGTGGTTTGAAACACGGAGGTGGGTGGAGGTGAGGAGCGTCACATGACTGGTAATGTTCCACAGATGGATCACCAGGGGCTGCTTATGGTCACAACAAAGAGGGAGTTGCCGGTGGCTACAaaccattctgtgtgtgtgtgtagtgaaagCTGGTTCAATCGTTACGGAACCTgtttctgtccactttctgggTGTTTGTGAGCAAAATATGTTGGGTGATAGTGGTAGGTCCCACACCCTAGTATTAGGCCTCACTCTCAGTTCAAGGACATCTTTCTttgtaaaatgcacaatttaTGCATGTTTCGAAATAATAATAGTCAtgattatcatcatcatcaaagtcTTTAATTATCGTGCAAAGCTGTGCTTGGAGTTTCCTTTAATGATTTTctttcacttctttttcttttttcacttctttttttaatcatatagCAAACTTCAGCCCATTCTGCCTGATCTTCAGCCACGTCATAATTACCATAGATGTGTTCCTTCAGAGCTAGACTGCCACATTATTTGTGAACACTGAAAGTGCCACTTATTAGCAAATTATTGATTCAATACCAGTGGCCAGTTCAAAGTTTCAATCTTCAATCTATAGCTATTcaaaaagtgtaaagtgaagtgattgtcaaatgtgATACGCAGCAAGGCACCGCGCACGgtggcacacagtgaaattgttcgtctgcatttatcccatcaccccggggagcagtgtgtcggggacggtgctttgctcagtggcaccttggcggattgggattcgaaccagcaaccttctgtttacggggccgcttccttaaccgctaggccgcaaGTGCCCCAAAGTACCTTTTTAGGCTAAACTAGCACTGTATTCAAAACATCTATAGGCtccaatatacagtaataaagtCAAAATTGTCTTTCAGCTGATTCCATATATAGTGCACTTTGTAGTGAATAAGTGGATGGTTCAtccacaacattaaaccccgGCAAGGTCAAAGTCTTAAGAGACAGTGTTGTCCCCTGTCGGTTTGTTGATGTGTCAGTGGATTTCAGATCTGACTTCTGTTTTCACATATGCGGCATGTTAAATTAATTCCATATCATTGTGTCAAGCGATGTTGTAATATGATGTGATGTGTACTTATGATATGTATGTTGCAAATGCATGTGAAGCCATTTATTGTGTATAAATCATAATTATATTTGCATCCCATACCAATGATAAGGCATCAGGGGGTGTACCCTTAAACATCAGACGTCTTGTTTATTGGTCCCTGCTTGCATTCATAGCACATGGCTGTTTGTGTACAGTAGGTTGTGAGCACAATGACATTGAGCTTTCCACACACCGCCTGTAAACAACAgctcgccaaaaaaaaaagcactgagcgaatttattataatatcattataatatttattattaacggTTTCTCGCTGGAGGTGCCtgcgagaaaaaaaatgactttgagCCGCCGAACCGGCGCAAAGGTCACGGGGGGGAGACGCTGCATGCGCGGCGCTGCAAAAAGCAACGGACGCCGCGTCACCGGTGAGCGCGCCGCGGCCTCCCATTGGCCGGGCGGCGGAGGGGCGGAGCGACGGGGCGGCGCTCCGCTTAGAAAAACTCCGGACTGACAGATTGGCCAGTGCGGGTGACAGCTACAGTACGGTCGGTCGGACGAGGAAGGAGCCGAGCGGCCCCCACCCTTCCAgttgccatttttcttttttttttttttttggtcaagttagttgttttttttttttttttcgtttcttttttctccGCGTTACGTAACTATTCGCCGCGGAAGACCGCTTTTTATCCCCCTCTCACGGCGCGTCTTCAGCGGCGGAGGGGAGACGGGCGCCTCGTCGCCCGGCAGCGCCGAAGAACacggacgagagagagagagagagagagagagaggaaaaaagagagagagagagagagagagggacaaaagcg
Above is a genomic segment from Denticeps clupeoides chromosome 8, fDenClu1.1, whole genome shotgun sequence containing:
- the LOC114795813 gene encoding isoaspartyl peptidase/L-asparaginase-like, with translation MLPVVAVHGGAGTIPKEKEREMAVCAGMRDAARASYGVLKAGGSAVDAVVEAVRLLEDNPLFNAGRGSVLTVNGGVEMDAIVMDGRTLASGAVAAVKRVANPVKVARLVMDKTSHMCLAADSALQFAKEMGIPEVSEESLKTDYAVMRWQKNLAPDADPVVSQMGKMGTVGAVAVDVEGNIACATSTGGFINKMDGRVGDTALIGCGAYADNRVGAVSPTGYGEAIMKVTLARLIIFYMEQGKSAEEASDLGLAYMKERAQGLGGVVTVDSRGVWAARFTSLQMAWAAAQDDVIHYGLFHGEDFTQPAQQQS